One window from the genome of Leuconostoc suionicum encodes:
- a CDS encoding YigZ family protein, giving the protein MVKYFTIKPTAFTWEKEIKKSRFILNMARITSENDARDFIEKINKIHYKASHNVFAYVLGDNDSIKRYSDNGEPSGTAGIPMLEVLQKNDLHDVVAVVTRYFGGIKLGAGGLIRAYAGTIAEGLESIDFVQRLTRLQVTISIDYKHGETLNYWLNSHNYQIIDTQYDTNVHVVVPVAEEDLTKFQSNLINQFSGHILFDIGDETHFEIPVK; this is encoded by the coding sequence ATGGTAAAATATTTCACAATTAAGCCCACAGCATTCACGTGGGAAAAAGAAATTAAAAAATCACGTTTCATTTTAAACATGGCACGTATCACTTCCGAAAATGACGCTCGAGATTTTATAGAAAAAATAAATAAAATCCACTATAAAGCCAGCCATAATGTTTTTGCTTATGTTTTAGGTGACAACGACAGTATTAAGCGCTATAGTGATAATGGTGAACCGAGTGGTACGGCTGGCATACCAATGCTAGAGGTCTTACAAAAAAATGATCTACACGATGTTGTTGCAGTAGTGACTCGCTATTTTGGTGGTATTAAATTAGGGGCTGGCGGACTGATTCGTGCCTACGCTGGCACGATTGCTGAAGGGCTTGAGTCAATCGACTTCGTCCAACGACTAACACGTCTACAAGTTACTATCAGCATTGATTATAAGCATGGCGAAACATTAAATTATTGGCTAAACAGCCATAATTATCAAATAATAGACACACAATATGATACAAATGTTCACGTCGTAGTCCCAGTAGCTGAAGAAGACTTAACCAAGTTTCAATCAAATTTGATTAACCAGTTTTCTGGGCATATACTATTTGATATTGGCGACGAAACTCACTTTGAAATTCCAGTAAAATAA
- a CDS encoding DEAD/DEAH box helicase: protein MNDEYFYGRQIVQPKVETTTKHIIEPFVGKKCQRCGQKNTEELPNQHYYCNACLILGRVSSLDNLVSLPEPNQFSGTAKMTWQGELTQQQEKVSNELLVTLAQKGEHLVWAVTGAGKTEMLFPVIHKALCQRLRVAIVSPRVDVIVELAPRIQSAFEETELMILHGNQKKDYQYTQLVLATTHQMLRFYHAFDLLIVDEVDSFPFAGDAMLAYAVNKARKENSALIYLTATPTLAMRKKAGKKLPTSYLPLRFHQHVLPEIKVKLVSNWRKRLPNVIKRQIIQLITSKQRFLIFVPKVSDLKPLHQKLHQLFPNVQSDYVHAADPFRQEKVKKMRDEKLQYLITTTILERGVTFPRIDVLIIGADDKTFSENALVQIAGRVGRSADRPTGLVQAYVQHINLKVRAAQKQIIMMNRRGEKLKCRMNN, encoded by the coding sequence ATGAATGATGAATATTTCTATGGTCGTCAAATTGTCCAACCAAAAGTGGAAACAACGACTAAACATATTATTGAACCTTTTGTTGGGAAAAAGTGCCAACGGTGCGGACAGAAGAATACCGAGGAATTACCTAACCAACATTATTATTGTAATGCTTGTTTGATATTAGGACGAGTTAGTTCTCTTGATAATTTAGTTTCGTTACCGGAACCAAATCAATTTTCTGGTACTGCTAAAATGACGTGGCAAGGTGAATTGACGCAACAACAGGAAAAAGTTAGCAATGAACTATTGGTGACCTTGGCTCAAAAAGGGGAACATTTAGTGTGGGCGGTTACTGGTGCGGGTAAAACTGAAATGTTATTCCCGGTTATCCACAAAGCATTGTGTCAAAGACTACGTGTAGCGATTGTTTCGCCACGCGTAGATGTCATTGTGGAGCTAGCACCACGAATTCAGTCGGCATTTGAAGAAACTGAGCTAATGATATTACATGGCAACCAAAAAAAGGACTATCAATATACACAGTTAGTTTTAGCGACCACACATCAGATGTTACGATTTTATCATGCATTCGATCTTCTTATCGTCGATGAAGTTGATAGTTTTCCGTTTGCAGGGGATGCCATGCTGGCTTATGCGGTGAATAAGGCCCGAAAGGAAAACAGTGCTTTAATTTATTTAACGGCGACACCAACACTAGCAATGCGAAAAAAAGCAGGCAAAAAATTACCGACCTCTTATTTGCCATTAAGATTTCACCAGCATGTCTTACCTGAAATAAAAGTAAAATTAGTTAGCAACTGGCGTAAAAGGCTACCGAATGTCATCAAAAGACAAATTATTCAGCTCATTACATCTAAACAAAGATTTTTAATTTTTGTGCCAAAAGTTTCTGATTTAAAACCGCTACATCAAAAATTACATCAATTATTTCCAAATGTACAAAGTGATTACGTACATGCAGCTGATCCATTTCGACAAGAAAAAGTTAAAAAAATGCGTGACGAAAAGTTACAATATTTAATTACGACTACAATATTAGAAAGAGGGGTTACTTTCCCAAGAATCGACGTATTAATTATAGGAGCGGACGATAAAACATTCAGTGAAAATGCGCTCGTCCAAATTGCAGGTCGTGTAGGACGTAGCGCTGATCGACCCACTGGTTTAGTACAAGCATACGTACAACATATCAATTTAAAGGTTAGGGCAGCACAAAAACAGATTATCATGATGAATCGTCGTGGGGAAAAATTAAAGTGTAGAATGAACAACTAA
- a CDS encoding ComF family protein, with translation MQQYKFNGDYKLRKIFNRELINLVHTSDMDLVVAIPVSHHTMMTRGFNQVASLLEGVELTEALQVKVTKKMQQSHFNRRGRMKREQPFSIIDEKIIEGQSILLVDDVYTTGNTLHHAADLLLAHGADSVKSISLAR, from the coding sequence ATGCAACAATATAAATTTAATGGTGACTACAAACTACGTAAAATTTTTAATCGTGAGTTAATAAACTTAGTTCATACTTCAGATATGGATTTGGTAGTAGCAATTCCTGTTAGCCATCATACGATGATGACACGTGGATTTAATCAAGTAGCTAGTCTGCTAGAAGGCGTTGAATTGACAGAAGCCTTACAAGTTAAGGTAACGAAAAAAATGCAACAATCACATTTTAATCGCAGAGGTCGCATGAAAAGGGAACAGCCATTTTCCATAATCGACGAAAAAATCATTGAAGGACAAAGTATTTTACTTGTAGATGATGTATATACGACTGGTAATACATTGCACCATGCTGCCGATTTATTATTAGCACATGGGGCTGATTCTGTGAAAAGCATTTCATTGGCACGATAA
- the hpf gene encoding ribosome hibernation-promoting factor, HPF/YfiA family encodes MLDYNVRGENITVTDAIREYVEKRLTKLNRYIEENAKANVNLRTYKSDNSGKVEVTIVLPYVVLRAEDTNQDLYAAVDNVSEKVERQIRKYKTKINRKSRETGFKGIDSKGEIPEEEVDDSALQIVRTKQVDLKPMSPEEAALQMDLLGHVFFIFKDAESNTDSVIYKRADGKYGLLETAE; translated from the coding sequence ATGTTAGATTACAATGTACGTGGTGAAAATATCACAGTCACAGATGCAATTCGTGAATATGTGGAAAAACGCTTGACGAAATTAAATCGTTATATCGAAGAAAATGCCAAGGCCAACGTTAACTTGCGCACATACAAGTCTGACAATTCTGGTAAGGTTGAAGTTACTATTGTGTTACCTTATGTAGTTTTGCGAGCTGAAGATACTAATCAAGATTTATACGCAGCTGTTGATAATGTTTCTGAAAAAGTAGAACGACAAATTCGTAAGTATAAGACAAAGATCAATCGTAAGTCCAGAGAAACTGGATTTAAAGGTATTGATTCGAAGGGAGAAATTCCTGAAGAAGAGGTAGATGACTCTGCTCTACAAATTGTTCGTACTAAGCAGGTTGATTTGAAACCTATGTCACCTGAGGAAGCTGCCTTGCAAATGGATTTACTAGGACATGTGTTCTTTATCTTCAAAGATGCAGAGTCAAATACTGATTCAGTAATCTATAAGCGAGCTGATGGAAAGTATGGCTTGCTTGAAACAGCAGAATGA
- a CDS encoding YhgE/Pip domain-containing protein gives MFGWQTILKNKHSLVKWLLAMVIPVILVAGYLGATSHVTQHANRLKVAVVNLDKPARFEGEQQSVGAKLTDQFKASKKLAVKSYGSEKSAREALKLGQVSGVIVFPNKMTQQLADFKSSGKNVSVKQVIATGNNQFATQYTRRVLEDLVNEANVKLSMGISNDSTLKNLAKQSNSLADKTSDLQANLQAVGNAIDTDTAKDLQTDASDLATQLATYSVELNTAISNSDTDKIKEAAAKINDVSYKMQTTVVGGISNIVVNLNNTQALSQKSGIIQTEATSVKNGQTAVSNKLKSLLGDKSETTTSLTQMLMLNTTDIKSVKNDGQVILPQVLAVGVTVMAILFGLVLPIKPEKPEALALEQWWDNFQIGGILSVVGALLITVSITFWKIPITNFWLIVGAVILAQWTMLSFVWYLKQLFGQAGWWLATGISVLQLIIVAVSYPAIVQDTVFGISRPFWPLTALTSAVNHITFGGEIQQNVMILVIWWIIFTILLVSQYRFRQRKSLTEKIAE, from the coding sequence ATGTTTGGTTGGCAAACGATATTAAAAAATAAACACAGTTTAGTTAAGTGGCTATTAGCAATGGTGATTCCAGTAATTTTAGTTGCTGGGTACCTTGGGGCAACTAGTCATGTAACACAGCATGCGAACCGTTTAAAGGTCGCTGTTGTTAATTTAGATAAGCCAGCGCGGTTTGAAGGTGAACAACAAAGCGTTGGTGCTAAATTGACTGATCAATTTAAGGCCAGTAAAAAGTTAGCGGTCAAGAGTTATGGCTCAGAGAAGTCGGCTCGAGAGGCCTTAAAGTTGGGACAGGTTAGTGGCGTTATTGTTTTCCCAAATAAGATGACGCAGCAGTTGGCCGACTTTAAGAGTTCAGGCAAGAACGTGAGCGTTAAGCAAGTCATAGCTACTGGTAATAATCAATTTGCTACACAATATACGAGACGTGTACTCGAAGACTTGGTTAATGAAGCTAATGTAAAGCTGAGCATGGGTATCTCAAACGATTCTACCTTGAAAAATCTAGCAAAGCAAAGCAATAGTCTGGCGGACAAAACATCCGATTTGCAAGCCAACTTACAGGCCGTTGGGAATGCTATTGATACAGATACAGCTAAAGATTTGCAAACAGATGCGAGTGATTTAGCAACACAGTTAGCAACTTATTCTGTTGAGCTTAATACGGCCATTAGTAATAGTGATACCGACAAAATTAAAGAAGCAGCAGCTAAGATAAACGACGTTTCCTACAAAATGCAAACAACGGTAGTAGGAGGAATTAGTAATATTGTTGTGAATTTGAATAATACACAAGCCTTGAGTCAGAAGTCTGGTATTATCCAAACCGAAGCTACATCCGTAAAAAATGGTCAAACCGCTGTCTCCAATAAATTAAAATCACTGCTTGGGGATAAATCTGAGACGACCACTTCCTTGACGCAGATGCTTATGCTAAACACAACTGACATTAAGTCAGTGAAAAACGATGGGCAAGTTATTTTGCCACAGGTATTGGCAGTTGGTGTGACAGTAATGGCAATACTATTTGGTTTGGTATTACCAATTAAACCAGAAAAACCAGAAGCACTTGCTCTTGAACAATGGTGGGATAATTTCCAAATTGGTGGCATACTGAGTGTCGTAGGTGCTTTGTTAATAACAGTCAGTATAACGTTTTGGAAAATACCAATCACTAATTTTTGGCTCATTGTAGGAGCTGTCATACTAGCTCAGTGGACAATGTTAAGTTTCGTTTGGTACCTGAAACAACTATTTGGTCAAGCGGGCTGGTGGTTGGCTACAGGAATCTCTGTTTTACAACTGATTATAGTTGCTGTTAGTTATCCAGCAATTGTACAAGATACGGTGTTTGGTATTTCTAGACCATTTTGGCCATTAACAGCATTAACAAGTGCTGTCAACCACATTACGTTTGGTGGTGAAATACAGCAAAATGTAATGATCTTAGTAATTTGGTGGATTATATTTACTATCCTATTAGTCTCACAGTATCGTTTTAGACAACGAAAAAGTTTGACAGAAAAAATTGCTGAATAA